From the Halorhabdus utahensis DSM 12940 genome, one window contains:
- the sufD gene encoding Fe-S cluster assembly protein SufD, whose product MSTQVRATVTADDVEQISAELGEPEWLTETRLEAFEALADLDMPSVIRTPGRDWTNLDALDYESLVDPLAFEEEKDRIEAEGVDVLPWAEALEEHGDLIEEHFGSVVDPQRDYLTALSTALFSAGTVVYVPEGVAAEDVKIRTRMNSRSLFNYTLVITEESASVTILERQETGEELPGEQYYSGVVEVVASENSHVQYGSLQNLSEATYNYSVKRGHADQYATVDWIEGNIGSRLTKTNVETRLLGDSSESQIVGAFFGHEDQHLDIASRVWHEAEHTTADLVTRGVLDDEARSVYEGVQDVGTDAWDTSSYQRENTLMLSDDSEADASPKLIINNHDTEASHSATVGQVDAEDLFYMTSRGVDEESATNMLVEGFFVPVLEEVAVDELREDLDELVVDRLAE is encoded by the coding sequence ATGAGCACGCAGGTACGCGCCACTGTCACCGCCGACGACGTCGAACAGATCTCCGCCGAGCTGGGCGAACCCGAATGGCTGACCGAAACGCGACTCGAGGCCTTCGAGGCCCTTGCGGACCTCGACATGCCGTCGGTCATCCGGACGCCCGGTCGGGACTGGACGAACCTCGATGCGCTCGATTACGAGAGTCTCGTCGATCCGCTCGCCTTCGAGGAAGAGAAAGACCGGATCGAGGCCGAGGGCGTCGATGTCCTCCCGTGGGCCGAGGCCCTCGAAGAGCACGGCGACTTGATCGAAGAGCACTTCGGCAGCGTCGTCGATCCCCAGCGTGACTATCTGACGGCCCTCTCGACCGCGCTGTTCAGTGCCGGGACGGTCGTCTACGTCCCCGAGGGCGTCGCCGCCGAGGACGTCAAGATCCGGACCCGGATGAACTCCCGATCGCTGTTCAATTACACGCTCGTCATCACTGAGGAGTCGGCCTCCGTGACGATCTTAGAGCGCCAGGAAACGGGCGAGGAGCTCCCCGGCGAGCAGTACTACTCGGGCGTCGTCGAGGTCGTCGCCAGCGAGAACAGCCACGTCCAGTACGGCTCGCTGCAGAACCTGAGCGAGGCCACCTACAACTATTCGGTCAAGCGTGGCCACGCCGATCAGTACGCCACGGTCGACTGGATCGAGGGCAACATCGGCTCACGACTGACCAAGACGAACGTCGAGACCCGCCTGCTGGGCGACAGCTCGGAATCTCAGATCGTCGGGGCGTTCTTCGGGCACGAAGATCAGCACCTCGACATCGCCTCACGCGTCTGGCACGAGGCCGAACACACGACGGCCGATCTCGTGACCCGCGGCGTGCTGGACGACGAAGCGCGCTCGGTCTACGAGGGCGTCCAGGACGTCGGCACGGACGCGTGGGACACCAGCTCCTACCAGCGCGAGAACACACTGATGTTGAGCGACGACAGCGAGGCCGACGCCAGCCCGAAGCTCATCATCAACAACCACGACACCGAAGCCAGTCACTCCGCGACTGTCGGACAGGTCGACGCCGAGGACCTGTTCTACATGACCTCCCGCGGTGTCGACGAGGAGTCGGCGACGAACATGCTCGTCGAGGGCTTTTTCGTTCCAGTGCTGGAGGAAGTCGCGGTCGACGAGCTGCGCGAGGACCTGGACGAACTGGTCGTCGACCGGCTCGCCGAGTAG
- a CDS encoding metal-dependent transcriptional regulator translates to MNTAEQYLKAIYLVQKQEDGPAPTGRIAERLGVSPASANEMVGKLEDRDLLEHEKYTGVTLTDDGIARARDALQTYCIIERFLVQVLDVKDFRGEAKQLESVIDETVAERLDTIIDRPGECPDCFDADGDVCGRLDVEAEASD, encoded by the coding sequence ATGAACACTGCCGAACAATATCTCAAGGCGATTTACCTGGTCCAAAAGCAGGAAGACGGTCCAGCACCGACCGGTCGGATCGCCGAGCGCCTCGGCGTGAGTCCGGCCAGCGCCAACGAGATGGTCGGCAAACTCGAAGACCGGGACCTGCTCGAGCACGAGAAATATACCGGCGTGACGCTCACGGACGACGGGATCGCCCGGGCGCGGGATGCCCTCCAGACGTACTGTATCATCGAGCGTTTTCTCGTCCAAGTGCTCGACGTGAAAGACTTCCGCGGCGAGGCCAAGCAACTCGAAAGCGTCATCGACGAGACGGTCGCCGAGCGACTGGATACGATCATCGACCGGCCGGGAGAGTGTCCGGACTGTTTCGACGCCGACGGGGACGTGTGTGGTCGACTCGATGTCGAGGCTGAAGCGTCCGATTGA
- a CDS encoding DUF4268 domain-containing protein: protein MSASEKERNGEIFETLKQDREEIESNLGTELVWQRLPEKQACRIKWPKPIDGRITELTGEQQTELIEWRVDAMDTFQDVLEPRVTELS, encoded by the coding sequence ATCTCAGCGTCGGAGAAGGAACGGAACGGGGAGATCTTTGAGACACTGAAGCAAGACCGAGAGGAGATTGAATCGAACTTGGGTACTGAACTAGTCTGGCAGCGGTTACCGGAAAAGCAGGCGTGCCGGATCAAATGGCCGAAACCGATTGACGGAAGAATTACCGAATTAACGGGCGAGCAACAGACTGAGCTGATTGAATGGCGCGTAGATGCGATGGATACATTTCAAGATGTCCTCGAACCCCGCGTCACAGAGCTTTCATAG
- a CDS encoding M48 family metalloprotease: MEGVRRWITYGEFCGGLSAMVMFFWGVFGDVSGGPGSIEVLPESFGTSLDLGLLFLFGLLPIASTKIALLPAIDQVRNKDKSVSAEFRDLIQHYAIAGMPIVGSVMIATVSFHYWGLAAAAMIGIWIYQFVMWIGKPWMSGRLRTVRPPTRTESERLADLCASVDLRVDSYLVVENSDGTIGFDVQGSPLYRALVIAAPTLEMDSEALRAVLAQQAGLVRQRYRVLRLIAFSVFLVPIAGIMIASSQAHDPLGLLFSGALVVGYWVASRGLRKRVYAAFEYAVEITSSEAVIEAYEQVSHVNDIDGSQSRWRTVLYAEPPLEAVLDRLRERQE; this comes from the coding sequence ATGGAAGGGGTCCGTCGGTGGATTACGTACGGAGAATTTTGCGGCGGACTTTCGGCGATGGTGATGTTCTTCTGGGGGGTCTTCGGTGACGTGAGCGGTGGCCCGGGTTCGATAGAAGTGCTACCGGAATCTTTTGGGACGAGTCTCGATCTGGGATTGCTGTTTTTGTTCGGCTTGCTCCCGATCGCATCGACGAAAATCGCGCTTCTCCCGGCGATCGATCAAGTCCGAAACAAAGACAAGTCCGTGTCAGCAGAATTCCGCGATCTGATACAGCACTATGCAATAGCAGGAATGCCCATAGTGGGGAGCGTCATGATCGCTACGGTGAGTTTTCACTATTGGGGGCTCGCTGCCGCGGCCATGATCGGGATCTGGATTTACCAGTTTGTGATGTGGATTGGCAAACCATGGATGTCCGGACGGTTACGGACCGTCAGACCCCCAACAAGGACGGAATCCGAACGACTCGCTGACCTGTGTGCCAGTGTCGATCTGCGGGTCGATTCGTATCTGGTGGTCGAAAACAGCGATGGAACGATCGGGTTCGACGTTCAGGGATCGCCGCTGTATCGAGCACTGGTGATCGCGGCCCCAACACTTGAAATGGACAGCGAGGCGCTTCGAGCAGTGCTGGCTCAACAGGCGGGACTCGTTCGACAGCGCTATCGAGTGCTTCGGTTGATCGCGTTCTCCGTGTTTCTCGTCCCGATCGCAGGGATTATGATTGCCAGTAGCCAGGCCCACGATCCGCTGGGCTTGCTTTTCAGTGGGGCTCTCGTCGTCGGGTACTGGGTGGCTTCGAGAGGACTTCGAAAGCGGGTATATGCTGCCTTTGAGTATGCCGTCGAGATAACGTCATCCGAGGCAGTGATCGAAGCCTACGAACAGGTGTCTCATGTCAACGACATCGATGGCAGCCAATCACGTTGGAGGACGGTTTTGTACGCTGAACCGCCGCTCGAAGCGGTGCTCGACCGACTTCGCGAGCGCCAGGAATGA
- a CDS encoding cold-shock protein, whose amino-acid sequence MANGKVDFFNDTGGYGFISTDDGDLDEDEDVFFHMEDVGGEDLTEGTEVEFDIESSPKGPRAANLVRQ is encoded by the coding sequence ATGGCAAACGGTAAGGTTGATTTCTTCAACGACACAGGCGGCTACGGTTTCATTTCGACTGATGACGGCGACCTCGACGAAGACGAAGATGTCTTCTTCCACATGGAGGATGTCGGCGGTGAGGATCTGACAGAAGGGACTGAGGTTGAGTTCGATATCGAGTCCTCCCCGAAAGGACCCCGCGCGGCGAATCTCGTTCGTCAGTAA
- a CDS encoding helix-turn-helix transcriptional regulator has product MSTDSSESDLSEDERRGLELIRETGGIHQSDFWKELDVSSRKGSRIVDSLAEQDLIERNETVYDGHNTYHLTPTAKDLNFSLLMAGDMLSPFVGDDEVDAQSGQFTQWLMNLAYEE; this is encoded by the coding sequence ATGAGCACTGATTCGTCGGAGTCCGACCTTTCCGAGGATGAACGACGGGGCCTCGAACTCATCCGCGAGACTGGCGGCATCCACCAGAGCGACTTCTGGAAGGAACTCGACGTGAGTTCACGCAAGGGCTCCCGGATCGTCGATTCGCTGGCCGAACAGGATCTCATCGAACGCAACGAAACAGTCTACGATGGCCACAACACCTACCACTTGACGCCGACAGCCAAGGATCTGAACTTCTCGCTTTTGATGGCCGGCGACATGCTCTCGCCGTTCGTCGGCGACGACGAGGTCGACGCGCAGAGTGGACAGTTCACCCAGTGGCTCATGAATCTCGCCTACGAGGAGTGA
- a CDS encoding thiamine ABC transporter substrate-binding protein has protein sequence MKRRTFLRTAGVSVLGTTALSGCAGEDGTDTEQTTEPSSETTDTVTADGTPPTDTTTTETTTTSSSSTDTLTVATYSSFTGEDTAGNWLKSAFEAEYPDKTVEFTTPENGLNQYILRQQEGAGIDADLYVGLNTSELVRADQEIDGSLFQTVQDDLARAGNVKSGLEIDPDGRAITYDTGYISLVYNGNEVQNPATFDALTSDQYQGDLIVQNAQQSDPGRAFLLWTIAQKGTDGYLEYWQDLVDNDVTILSDWEPAYQAYMNDEAPMVVSYSTDQVYYHGEGVDIQKHQVGFLNDQGYANPEAMALFDDADAPELGREFMDFVLSPKAQSEIAVRNVQFPAVEGVDPGEEFSQYAYEPPEPVTFSYDELSGNVEGWIEDWAREIVN, from the coding sequence GTGAAACGACGCACGTTTCTTCGAACGGCCGGGGTCAGTGTTCTGGGGACAACGGCATTGTCCGGCTGTGCTGGCGAGGACGGAACCGACACGGAACAGACAACGGAACCGTCGTCTGAAACGACCGATACGGTGACGGCTGACGGAACACCGCCCACCGATACGACGACCACTGAGACAACGACGACTAGTTCGTCTTCGACGGACACACTGACGGTGGCGACGTACTCCTCGTTCACCGGTGAGGATACCGCCGGAAACTGGCTCAAGTCCGCCTTCGAGGCAGAGTATCCGGACAAAACCGTCGAGTTCACGACACCGGAGAACGGCCTCAATCAGTATATTCTGCGCCAACAGGAGGGTGCCGGGATCGACGCCGATCTCTACGTTGGACTCAATACGTCCGAACTCGTCAGAGCCGACCAGGAAATCGATGGATCGCTGTTTCAGACGGTCCAGGATGATCTTGCCCGGGCTGGCAACGTCAAATCGGGTCTCGAAATCGATCCGGACGGCCGGGCGATCACCTACGATACGGGATATATCTCGCTGGTCTACAACGGCAACGAGGTCCAGAACCCGGCGACCTTCGACGCGCTAACGAGCGACCAATATCAGGGAGATCTTATCGTACAGAACGCCCAGCAGTCCGATCCCGGACGGGCGTTTCTCCTTTGGACCATCGCCCAGAAGGGAACTGACGGCTATCTGGAGTACTGGCAGGATCTCGTCGATAACGACGTGACGATCCTCTCGGACTGGGAACCTGCCTATCAGGCCTACATGAACGACGAAGCGCCGATGGTGGTTTCCTATTCGACCGATCAGGTGTATTATCACGGCGAAGGTGTCGACATCCAGAAACACCAGGTCGGTTTCCTGAACGACCAGGGGTACGCCAACCCTGAAGCGATGGCGCTGTTCGATGACGCAGATGCCCCGGAACTCGGCCGGGAGTTCATGGACTTCGTGCTCTCCCCGAAGGCACAGTCCGAGATCGCCGTCCGGAACGTTCAGTTCCCCGCTGTCGAGGGCGTCGACCCCGGCGAGGAGTTCTCACAGTACGCCTACGAGCCGCCAGAGCCCGTCACCTTCAGCTACGACGAACTGTCCGGCAACGTCGAGGGCTGGATCGAGGACTGGGCGCGCGAGATCGTCAACTGA
- a CDS encoding ABC transporter permease: MRWPSADRLAVPAGLVVTLSIITVVFYYPVGRVLLDAIDPGGSLFGPIRTILTDPFYVGVAHHAFADPLGVPAGILAWLDNGVPLSAIEFGLFGFTAYQAGLSALASIALGLPGAYVLARYEFPGRETLRSLTIVPFVLPSILVAVGFQAMFGHTGLLNDFLATLGFERVKFLFTLPIVIVAHAFYNAPLVTRLVSATWEGIDAQQIESARAMGASPLRAFRDVVAPQLLPSVLTAGLLAFIFSFMSFPIVLALGGLELQTVEVWLYAKVQSLALGEAAALAVVETVISLGLMYLYLRYEAEQIVARGDGTSQSRRPLLAGARTLADPRRLFVFGYGLLAAVVFLGPVVSLILESITGPSGEFTLAYYEFLLAQQASAAIGTVKPLPAIQNSLLFGVGTLLLAVPMGVVVSIVATREGRGGRAAEALLSAPIAVSGIVVGLGLLQSLVFGVAVLGHRLTVTGPVAVVAAHAVAAYPFVSRTVTPALASLDDRLGEAARSLGASRVRALLSVTLPLIVPALLAGAAFAFAISIGEFDSTVLLSEGGGSYTMPVALERYIGNRSLGPSLGPATAMGTVLLTVTAISFVVIDRVGGRYDG; encoded by the coding sequence ATGCGCTGGCCGTCGGCCGACCGACTCGCTGTGCCGGCCGGCCTGGTAGTGACGCTTTCGATCATCACGGTCGTGTTTTATTACCCGGTGGGACGAGTACTTCTCGACGCAATCGATCCGGGAGGTTCCTTGTTCGGACCGATCCGAACCATTCTCACCGATCCGTTTTACGTCGGGGTAGCCCATCACGCGTTCGCCGATCCGCTCGGCGTTCCGGCGGGTATTCTCGCGTGGCTCGATAACGGCGTACCGCTGTCCGCGATCGAGTTCGGCCTGTTCGGGTTCACGGCCTACCAGGCCGGCCTCTCGGCGCTTGCCAGTATCGCGCTCGGGCTACCCGGCGCGTACGTCCTTGCCCGCTATGAGTTCCCCGGCCGGGAGACGCTCAGGTCACTGACGATCGTCCCGTTCGTCCTCCCGTCGATCCTCGTCGCGGTCGGGTTCCAGGCGATGTTTGGCCACACAGGCCTGCTGAACGATTTCCTCGCCACTCTCGGGTTTGAACGGGTCAAATTCCTGTTTACACTACCGATCGTCATTGTCGCCCATGCCTTCTACAATGCGCCGTTGGTCACGCGCCTGGTGTCGGCGACCTGGGAGGGCATCGACGCCCAACAGATCGAGTCGGCCCGGGCCATGGGCGCGTCGCCGCTCCGGGCGTTTCGGGATGTCGTGGCCCCGCAGTTGCTCCCGTCAGTCCTGACAGCCGGCCTGCTGGCATTCATCTTCTCGTTCATGTCCTTCCCCATCGTGCTGGCGCTGGGCGGCCTCGAACTCCAGACGGTCGAGGTCTGGTTGTACGCAAAAGTCCAATCGCTCGCACTCGGGGAGGCCGCGGCGCTGGCAGTCGTCGAGACGGTGATCTCACTGGGGCTGATGTATCTCTATCTCCGGTATGAAGCTGAGCAGATCGTTGCTCGGGGTGATGGAACGTCCCAGTCTCGCAGACCGCTGTTGGCTGGGGCGAGGACGCTGGCCGATCCACGCCGTCTTTTCGTGTTTGGATACGGTCTCCTCGCCGCGGTCGTCTTTCTCGGCCCCGTAGTGAGTCTCATACTGGAAAGCATCACAGGGCCGAGCGGGGAGTTTACCCTCGCGTACTACGAGTTCCTGCTCGCCCAGCAGGCCTCGGCCGCTATCGGGACGGTCAAGCCGTTGCCGGCGATCCAGAACTCGCTGCTTTTTGGTGTCGGGACGCTACTGCTCGCCGTACCGATGGGTGTTGTCGTGTCGATCGTGGCCACGCGCGAGGGGCGCGGTGGTCGAGCGGCCGAAGCGCTGTTGAGCGCACCGATCGCCGTCAGCGGGATCGTGGTCGGTCTTGGATTGTTACAGTCGCTCGTCTTCGGCGTCGCTGTGCTCGGTCATCGACTCACCGTCACGGGGCCGGTTGCCGTCGTCGCAGCGCACGCCGTGGCAGCCTACCCCTTCGTCTCGCGTACCGTCACCCCAGCACTCGCGAGTCTCGACGACCGGCTTGGCGAGGCTGCTCGATCCCTCGGTGCGTCGCGAGTTCGGGCGCTCCTGTCCGTCACGTTGCCGTTGATCGTCCCGGCACTGCTGGCCGGTGCAGCGTTCGCCTTTGCGATCAGTATCGGCGAGTTCGACTCGACCGTCCTGCTGTCGGAAGGCGGCGGCAGCTACACCATGCCCGTCGCGCTCGAACGGTACATCGGCAACCGGTCGCTGGGACCGAGTCTCGGCCCCGCGACGGCGATGGGAACCGTCCTCCTCACAGTGACAGCCATCAGTTTCGTCGTCATCGACCGCGTCGGGGGGCGATACGATGGCTGA
- a CDS encoding ABC transporter ATP-binding protein: MAEEGAAEPGVELDGVAVRFGDVTALSDVDLSIADGEFFTLVGPSGCGKTTTLRTLAGFEMPSTGTVRIDGADVTDQSPEDRDCGIVFQNYALFPHMTVRENVAYGLRYRSPPGGADPDERVTAMLELVDMGGMGDRTPESLSGGQKQRIALARALAPGPDVLLLDEPLSALDARLRERLRVSIREIQRELDITTVYVTHDQEEALAISDRIAVVNHGHVEQVGTPQAVYHNPATRFVAEFMGENNVFDATIERRDPPRVTVEGTTIPLEESLPNQQGVTVCVRPEDVTLGDGDVTLSASVEHVEFLGDAYRVHCEWNGHAVLAKTGTAPTGDAVSLGIDAADVTVVGDGKS; the protein is encoded by the coding sequence ATGGCTGAAGAGGGGGCTGCTGAACCCGGTGTCGAACTCGATGGGGTCGCCGTCAGGTTCGGCGACGTGACCGCCCTCTCGGACGTGGATCTCTCGATCGCCGACGGCGAGTTCTTCACGCTCGTCGGCCCCTCGGGGTGTGGCAAGACGACGACACTCCGGACGCTCGCGGGCTTCGAGATGCCGTCCACGGGCACAGTCCGGATCGACGGGGCCGACGTCACAGACCAGTCGCCGGAAGATCGCGACTGTGGCATCGTCTTCCAGAACTACGCACTCTTTCCGCATATGACGGTCCGTGAGAACGTCGCCTACGGTCTCCGATACCGGTCGCCCCCGGGTGGGGCCGACCCCGACGAGCGAGTGACGGCGATGCTGGAGCTGGTCGACATGGGTGGGATGGGCGATCGAACGCCAGAGTCGCTGTCGGGGGGCCAAAAACAGCGGATCGCACTCGCGCGTGCGCTCGCCCCCGGCCCGGACGTCCTCTTGCTCGACGAGCCACTGTCGGCACTGGACGCACGGTTGCGCGAGCGACTTCGGGTCAGCATTCGGGAGATCCAGCGGGAACTCGACATTACGACGGTATACGTCACCCACGATCAGGAGGAGGCCCTGGCAATCAGCGACCGGATCGCCGTTGTCAATCACGGACACGTCGAACAGGTCGGGACGCCACAGGCGGTCTACCACAACCCGGCGACCCGGTTCGTCGCCGAGTTCATGGGTGAGAACAACGTCTTCGACGCGACGATCGAACGCCGTGATCCGCCACGGGTGACAGTCGAAGGGACGACGATTCCGCTGGAGGAATCGCTTCCCAATCAACAAGGGGTGACAGTCTGTGTCCGTCCGGAGGACGTCACACTCGGCGATGGCGACGTCACGCTGTCAGCAAGCGTCGAACACGTCGAGTTCCTCGGAGACGCCTACCGGGTACACTGTGAGTGGAACGGACACGCTGTGTTAGCAAAGACCGGAACGGCACCGACTGGCGACGCCGTCTCCCTCGGGATCGACGCCGCTGACGTGACCGTGGTCGGTGACGGGAAATCGTGA
- a CDS encoding AIR synthase-related protein, translating to MPDRGKIDTETFDSVIAPHLGADREDVTIGPQHGVDFGVLSVEESAVVVATDPISILPELGFERAGRVALDIVLTDVAVSGIAPTHITVSLSLPPEMTDEELGQTWRGMADHAENLGVSIVSGHTARYEGIEYSWVGGATALGVGDPADIVRPDGANPGDAVVLATGPGAETAGLFATLFPEALELPAKTVATAQECVGDILGVADATTAAAAGELTAIHDTTEGGVIGGLTEMATGAGVTFDVRRDPAPVQPGVAAVCDAIGVDPWTVTSAGSLLITAPPATAESVVEALEAHGTPAAVIGSVEECSDTSADVILDGERVEPPESDPAWDAMARLRQSD from the coding sequence ATGCCCGACCGCGGCAAGATCGACACCGAGACGTTCGATTCCGTCATCGCCCCACATCTCGGGGCAGACCGCGAGGACGTGACGATCGGCCCACAGCACGGCGTCGATTTCGGCGTCCTCTCGGTCGAGGAGAGCGCAGTCGTGGTAGCGACCGATCCGATCTCGATTCTCCCCGAACTCGGCTTCGAACGGGCCGGGCGAGTGGCACTGGACATCGTCCTGACGGACGTCGCCGTCTCCGGGATTGCACCCACTCATATAACTGTCTCGCTATCGCTCCCACCGGAAATGACCGACGAGGAACTCGGCCAAACCTGGCGAGGGATGGCCGACCATGCGGAGAATCTGGGCGTCAGCATCGTCTCGGGACACACGGCCCGATACGAAGGTATCGAGTACTCGTGGGTCGGTGGGGCCACGGCGCTCGGCGTCGGTGATCCGGCCGACATCGTCCGACCGGACGGCGCAAATCCCGGTGACGCAGTCGTTCTCGCGACCGGCCCCGGCGCGGAGACGGCCGGCCTGTTCGCGACGCTGTTTCCGGAGGCGCTCGAACTGCCAGCGAAGACGGTCGCGACCGCTCAGGAGTGCGTCGGGGACATTCTTGGGGTCGCCGACGCAACGACAGCAGCGGCTGCCGGCGAGCTGACGGCGATACACGACACGACAGAGGGAGGAGTGATCGGCGGCCTCACGGAGATGGCAACCGGAGCAGGCGTCACGTTCGACGTCCGGCGTGATCCTGCCCCAGTCCAGCCCGGTGTGGCCGCAGTCTGTGACGCGATCGGCGTCGACCCGTGGACTGTGACCAGCGCGGGAAGCCTCCTCATCACAGCGCCGCCCGCAACTGCTGAGAGCGTCGTGGAGGCTCTCGAAGCGCATGGAACACCGGCAGCTGTCATCGGATCGGTCGAGGAGTGCAGTGACACATCTGCCGATGTCATCCTCGATGGCGAACGCGTCGAACCCCCGGAGAGTGATCCGGCGTGGGACGCGATGGCCAGACTGAGACAGTCCGATTGA
- a CDS encoding AMP-binding protein: MRTLDAWPQVDPLTARASSTPDRTAVIESETGERWTYEELFDEADWLAGRIAAACEGRPDRLGIAMETGIDFVRATHAAWRLGTAIVPLDTREPTEQLDFLAEKAAVDAIVATDRTAEAIADIEGCPVFSVDETDVSGVAALPAHDGGTTPRARYPSDTHLIMFTSGTTGEPTGVKLTLTNLFASAIASAFRLGLTRRDRWLVSVPMVHMGGLAPLVRSTLYGTSVVLQREFEPAETAAVIRDFDVTGISFVPTMLSRLLEERWSPPDLLRFVLLGGAAAPRDLIERSEAAGVPAYPTYGMTETASQVATATPTQAFENPGTVGQPLMFTKVAIIDDGDSCAPGETGEIVIDGPTVTPGYLDDEATRRVFDERGLHTGDLGYRDEHGRLYVVGRIDDRIVTGGENVDPGGIQSVIESHPGVAESVVVGIPDEEWGERVGALVVPQNDTEPDSDEIESLCREELASFKVPKSIAIGEAIPRTVSGTVDREAVIERIRHR; the protein is encoded by the coding sequence ATGAGAACGCTCGACGCCTGGCCGCAGGTCGACCCACTGACTGCGCGGGCAAGTTCGACCCCGGATCGGACGGCAGTCATCGAGTCAGAGACGGGGGAACGCTGGACGTACGAGGAACTGTTCGACGAGGCAGACTGGCTGGCCGGTCGGATCGCCGCCGCCTGTGAGGGCCGGCCCGACCGGCTGGGGATCGCCATGGAGACGGGCATCGACTTCGTCCGCGCGACCCACGCGGCCTGGCGACTCGGCACGGCGATCGTGCCGTTGGACACCCGTGAACCCACTGAACAACTCGATTTCCTCGCCGAGAAGGCTGCCGTCGACGCCATCGTCGCGACGGATCGAACGGCTGAGGCGATCGCCGACATCGAGGGGTGTCCTGTGTTCAGTGTGGATGAGACCGACGTGTCCGGGGTCGCTGCACTTCCAGCACATGACGGTGGCACGACGCCGCGGGCACGATACCCGTCGGACACCCATCTGATCATGTTCACTTCGGGGACGACCGGCGAGCCGACGGGCGTGAAACTCACGCTGACGAATCTCTTTGCGAGCGCGATCGCGTCCGCGTTCCGGTTGGGTCTCACCCGCCGGGACCGCTGGCTCGTTTCGGTGCCGATGGTTCACATGGGCGGGTTGGCTCCGCTGGTACGTTCGACGCTGTACGGGACGAGCGTCGTCCTCCAGCGCGAATTCGAGCCGGCCGAGACGGCAGCAGTGATTCGGGACTTCGACGTGACTGGGATCTCGTTCGTACCGACGATGCTCTCCCGGTTGCTCGAGGAGAGGTGGTCTCCACCCGATCTGCTCAGGTTCGTGTTGCTGGGTGGGGCAGCTGCGCCCCGGGACCTCATCGAACGGAGCGAGGCGGCCGGAGTGCCGGCATATCCTACCTACGGGATGACCGAGACGGCCTCGCAAGTTGCCACCGCGACGCCGACCCAGGCGTTCGAGAATCCGGGGACAGTCGGCCAGCCGCTCATGTTCACGAAGGTCGCGATCATCGACGACGGCGACTCGTGTGCGCCGGGGGAGACTGGCGAGATCGTCATCGACGGCCCGACCGTCACACCCGGCTATCTCGACGACGAGGCAACCCGCCGTGTGTTCGACGAACGCGGGCTTCACACGGGCGATCTGGGCTATCGGGACGAGCACGGGCGACTGTACGTCGTCGGTCGCATCGACGACCGAATCGTCACCGGCGGCGAGAACGTTGATCCGGGGGGGATTCAGTCAGTCATCGAGTCTCATCCCGGCGTCGCCGAATCAGTCGTCGTCGGCATCCCCGACGAGGAGTGGGGCGAACGCGTGGGCGCGCTCGTCGTCCCCCAGAACGACACTGAACCGGATTCCGATGAGATCGAATCCCTCTGCCGGGAGGAGCTCGCGTCCTTCAAGGTTCCAAAGTCCATTGCCATCGGCGAGGCGATCCCCCGGACGGTTTCGGGGACGGTCGATCGCGAGGCTGTCATCGAGCGGATTCGCCACCGCTGA